A single region of the Raphanus sativus cultivar WK10039 chromosome 1, ASM80110v3, whole genome shotgun sequence genome encodes:
- the LOC108843933 gene encoding phospholipase A1-Igamma1, chloroplastic gives MATIPSHNLLLPKPINQSAHSLPFKPHSTLLNLTARSSPAIATKAMSTTDAASTSSRLEPLENYGITAAEDVRRRDREAKESKSLRETWRKIQGEDDWAGLMDPMDPVLRSELIRYGEMAQACYDAFDFDPFSRYCGSCRFTRHKLFDSLGIFDSGYEVARYLYATSNINLPNFFSKSRWSKVWSKNANWMGYVAVSDDSEATRRRLGRRDIAVAWRGTVTQLEWIADLKDFLKPVSGNGFRCRDPAVKAESGFLDLYTDKDTSCNFSKFSAREQLLTEVKRLVERYGDEEGDLSITVTGHSLGGALAVLSAYDVAEMGLNRTKRGKVVPVTVFTYSAPRVGNIRFKERMEELGVKVLRVVNKHDVVPKSPGLFLNEHAPDALKQLAGGLPWCYCHLGEKLSLDHQNSPFLKPSVDLSTAHNLEALLHLLDGYHGKGQRFVLSSGRDPALVNKASDFLKDHFMVPPYWRQDANKGMVRHTDGRWIQPDRIRAEDHHAPDIHHLLTQLHHPS, from the exons ATGGCGACCATTCCCTCTCACAACCTTCTTCTCCCTAAGCCGATCAACCAATCAGCTCACTCTCTTCCCTTCAAACCACACTCTACTCTTCTCAATCTCACGGCGAGATCATCTCCAGCGATCGCCACAAAGGCTATGTCCACAACCGACGCGGCTTCGACTTCCTCGAGGCTCGAGCCCCTGGAGAACTATGGGATCACGGCGGCTGAGGATGTTCGCCGACGGGACAGAGAAGCTAAAGAATCAAAGAGTCTGAGGGAAACGTGGAGGAAGATCCAAGGGGAAGACGATTGGGCCGGGCTAATGGATCCGATGGATCCGGTTCTAAGATCAGAGCTGATCCGCTACGGAGAAATGGCCCAGGCCTGTTACGACGCTTTCGATTTCGATCCGTTTTCGAGATACTGTGGAAGCTGCAGGTTTACGCGCCACAAGCTGTTCGACTCGCTCGGCATATTCGATTCCGGCTACGAGGTGGCGCGTTACCTCTACGCGACGTCGAACATCAACCTCCCCAACTTCTTCTCCAAATCGAGATGGTCCAAGGTGTGGAGCAAGAACGCCAACTGGATGGGATACGTCGCCGTCTCCGACGACAGCGAAGCCACGCGCCGCCGTCTCGGACGCCGCGACATCGCCGTCGCGTGGAGAGGGACCGTCACGCAGCTCGAGTGGATAGCTGATCTCAAGGACTTTCTCAAACCGGTATCCGGAAATGGATTCCGGTGCCGGGACCCGGCCGTTAAAGCCGAGTCCGGGTTCCTGGATCTCTACACGGACAAAGACACGTCGTGCAACTTCTCGAAGTTCTCGGCGAGGGAGCAGCTTCTCACGGAGGTGAAGCGGCTGGTGGAGAGATACGGCGACGAGGAAGGTGATCTGAGCATCACGGTGACGGGGCACAGCCTCGGCGGCGCTCTGGCGGTGCTGAGCGCGTACGACGTGGCGGAGATGGGGCTGAACAGGACGAAGAGGGGGAAGGTCGTTCCGGTGACGGTGTTTACCTACAGTGCTCCGCGGGTCGGGAACATACGGTTCAAGGAGAGGATGGAGGAGCTGGGAGTGAAGGTGCTGAGGGTGGTGAACAAACACGACGTCGTTCCGAAATCGCCGGGACTGTTCTTGAACGAGCACGCGCCGGACGCGCTTAAGCAGTTGGCGGGAGGGTTGCCGTGGTGTTACTGCCACTTGGGGGAGAAGCTGTCGTTGGATCACCAGAACTCGCCGTTTTTGAAGCCGTCCGTTGATCTCTCCACGGCTCATAACTTGGAAGCGCTTCTCCATCTACTTGACGG GTATCATGGGAAAGGACAGAGATTCGTGTTATCTAGTGGGAGAGATCCAGCGTTAGTGAACAAAGCATCTGATTTTCTGAAAGACCATTTTATGGTACCTCCTTATTGGCGACAAGATGCAAACAAAGGAATGGTTAGGCACACTGATGGGCGTTGGATTCAGCCAGATCGCATCCGTGCAGAGGACCACCATGCTCCCGAcattcatcatcttctcacCCAACTCCATCACCCTTCATAA
- the LOC130509572 gene encoding monothiol glutaredoxin-S11-like, giving the protein MDKVMRMSSEKGVVIFTKSSCCLSYAVQVLFQDLGVSPKINEIDKDPECREIEKALLRLGCSKPIPAVFIGGKLVGSTNEVMSMHLSSSLVPLVKPYLC; this is encoded by the coding sequence atggacaaGGTTATGAGAATGTCGTCGGAAAAAGGAGTGGTTATATTCACCAAGAGCTCCTGTTGTTTGTCCTACGCGGTTCAAGTCCTCTTCCAAGATCTCGGTGTTAGCCCTAAGATCAACGAGATCGACAAGGACCCCGAATGCCGGGAGATAGAGAAGGCACTATTGAGGCTAGGTTGTTCAAAGCCCATTCCAGCAGTCTTCATTGGTGGTAAGCTCGTTGGTTCCACCAACGAAGTCATGTCCATGCACCTAAGCAGCTCCTTGGTTCCCTTAGTAAAACCATATctatgttaa
- the LOC108843864 gene encoding probable LRR receptor-like serine/threonine-protein kinase At1g06840, translating to MCWSHVSRFLPLFLLLCFWSSAFAQDGITNPVEVKALRAIKESLNDPVQRLRNWRRGDPCNSNWTGVLCWNSTLDDGYLHVRELQLLRMNLSGTLSPDLGRLTRLTILDFMWNNITGSIPKEIGNIKSLELLLLNGNRLSGNLPEELGYLPNLDRIQIDENRITGPLPKSFGNLTKTKHFHMNNNSISGQIPPELGSLPSIVHILLDNNNLSGFLPPELANMPNLLILQLDNNHFDGATIPPSYGNMSKLLKLSLRNCSLQGPIPDLSTIPDLGYLDLSRNQLNGSIPTGKLSDNITTIDLSNNSFTGTIPTNFSGLPRLQKLSVANNALSGSIPSSIYQDRVLNSTETLIVDLRNNRFSNITGRSDPRPNVTVWLQGNPLCSNGNLLQLCGSLTEQDINQGPTSPNTTCSICPPPYELSPEPLRECFCAAPLLVGYRLKSPGFSDFIPYVSEFQEYLTSGLSLDQHQLLIDSFQWQKGPRLRMYLKFFPLYGSNDNNSFIFNRSEVRRIRAMFTGWNIRDEDLFGPYELMDFTLSDVYRDVFPQGSPSGVSKGAIVGIVLGSVAAAVTITAIIALIIMRKRMKGYAAISRRKRSSKASLKIEGVKSFTYAELSLATENFSSSTQIGQGGYGKVYKGILGDGTAVAIKRAQEGSLQGEKEFLTEIELLSRLHHRNLVALVGFCDEEGEQMLVYEYMEHGTLRDNISVKLEKPLDFAMRMRIAIGSAKGILYLHTEANPPIFHRDIKASNILLDSRFIAKVADFGLSRLAPVPDMEGISPHHVSTVVKGTPGYLDPEYFLTHQLTDKSDVYSLGVVFLELLTGMHPITHGKNIVRETNIAYQSGSILSVVDKRMSSVPAECIERFATLALRCCREETDSRPSMAEVVRELEIIWELMPESKTAKREDMSETMSQPSSSSNSSFLKNPNPYTSMDVSGSDLVSGVVPSVAPR from the exons ATGTGTTGGTCGCACGTCTCTCGTTTCCTTCCTCTGTTCCTCCTCCTCTGTTTCTGGTCCTCTGCTTTTGCTCAAGACGGTATCACCAACCCCGTTGAAG TGAAGGCTTTGCGAGCGATAAAAGAAAGTTTAAACGATCCAGTTCAGAGGTTGAGAAATTGGAGGCGCGGAGATCCGTGCAATTCGAATTGGACAGGTGTTCTCTGCTGGAACTCCACTCTTGATGATGGTTATCTTCACGTCAGAGAACT GCAATTGCTCCGCATGAATCTCTCAGGGACCTTGTCACCAGACCTTGGAAGGCTGACTCGTCTTACTATCTT AGATTTCATGTGGAACAATATAACCGGAAGCATACCAAAGGAAATTGGGAATATCAAGTCTCTGGAACTCTT GCTATTGAATGGGAATCGATTATCTGGAAACTTACCAGAAGAGCTTGGCTATCTTCCAAACTTGGACAGGATACAGATTGATGAAAACCGTATAACAGGACCACTCCCCAAATCCTTTGGGAATTTAACCAAGACTAAGCACTT TCACATGAACAATAATTCAATTAGCGGGCAGATTCCTCCAGAGCTTGGAAGCCTACCTTCAATTGTTCACAT CCTTCTTGACAACAACAATTTATCTGGCTTTCTTCCTCCTGAGTTAGCAAACATGCCTAATTTGCTTATCCT ACAACTAGATAACAATCATTTTGATGGGGCCACGATTCCACCCTCGTATGGAAACATGTCTAAACTTTTGAAGTT GAGTCTTAGGAACTGCAGCTTGCAAGGGCCGATACCTGATCTTAGCACCATTCCAGACCTTGGTTATTT GGACCTAAGTCGAAATCAGTTGAATGGATCTATACCTACAGGGAAGCTTTCTGATAACATCACAACCAT AGATCTGTCCAACAACAGTTTTACTGGAACCATTCCAACAAATTTCTCAGGCCTTCCGCGGCTTCAAAAGTT GTCGGTTGCAAACAATGCTCTGAGTGGTTCCATTCCTTCTAGCATATACCAGGACAGAGTGTTGAATTCAACCGAGACGCTCATCGT GGATTTGCGGAACAATAGGTTTTCAAATATTACTGGCAGATCTGATCCCCGCCCAAATGTGACAGTCTG GCTTCAGGGGAATCCGTTATGCTCAAATGGAAACCTGCTTCAGTTATGTGGATCTCTAACCGAACAAGACATCAATCAGGGTCCAACGAGTCCTAACACAACTTGTTCTATCTGCCCACCTCCTTATGAGCTATCTCCGGAACCTCTCAGAGAGTGCTTCTGCGCTGCTCCTCTTCTTGTTGGATATCGGTTGAAAAGTCCTGGTTTCTCTGATTTTATTCCTTACGTATCCGAGTTTCAGGAATACCTCACCTCCGGTCTAAGTCTGGATCAGCATCAGCTACTCATCGACTCGTTCCAGTGGCAAAAAGGACCTAGACTTCGAATGTACCTCAAGTTCTTTCCTCTCTATGGTTCAAACGACAACAATTCTTTTATATTCAATCGTAGCGAGGTTCGGAGAATAAGGGCCATGTTCACTGGATGGAACATCAGAGACGAAGATCTGTTTGGGCCTTATGAGCTTATGGATTTCACATTGTCAGATGTCTACAGAGATG tGTTTCCTCAAGGCTCGCCATCTGGTGTAAGCAAGGGTGCAATAGTGGGTATAGTTCTCGGTTCGGTTGCAGCTGCAGTTACTATAACTGCTATAATTGCCCTTATCATTATGAGGAAACGTATGAAAGGATACGCTGCCATTTCTAGGAGAAAGCGAT CTTCCAAGGCTTCTTTGAAGATAGAAGGAGTAAAGAGCTTCACATATGCTGAGCTGTCTCTGGCTACAGAAAATTTTAGCAGTTCTACTCAAATTGGGCAAGGTGGTTATGGAAAAGTCTACAAAGGTATCCTTGGCGATGGAACGGCTGTGGCGATTAAAAGAGCACAAGAGGGATCGTTGCAGGGTGAGAAGGAGTTCCTTACTGAAATTGAATTGCTGTCGAGACTACACCACAGGAACCTTGTTGCTTTGGTTGGATTCTGTGATGAAGAAGGCGAACAGATGCTGGTTTATGAGTACATGGAACATGGTACATTGCGAGACAACATTTCTG TTAAGTTAGAAAAGCCTTTGGACTTTGCGATGAGAATGCGGATTGCTATAGGCTCAGCGAAGGGGATCCTGTACTTGCACACAGAAGCTAATCCACCAATATTCCATCGAGATATCAAAGCTAGTAACATTTTGTTGGACTCGAGATTCATTGCAAAGGTTGCTGATTTTGGACTCTCTAGACTCGCTCCAGTGCCTGATATGGAAGGCATCTCCCCTCATCATGTGTCTACTGTTGTTAAAGGGACTCCG GGTTACCTTGACCCGGAATATTTCTTGACTCATCAACTGACTGACAAAAGCGATGTATATAGTTTAGGCGTAGTGTTCCTCGAGCTTTTGACAGGGATGCATCCAATCACACATGGCAAGAACATAGTTCGAGAG ACCAACATTGCATACCAGTCTGGTTCGATATTATCAGTCGTGGATAAGAGAATGAGCTCAGTTCCAGCTGAATGCATTGAAAGGTTTGCAACGTTAGCTCTGCGATGCTGTAGAGAGGAGACCGATTCGAGGCCTTCGATGGCTGAAGTTGTGAGAGAACTTGAAATCATATGGGAACTGATGCCGGAATCTAAGACAGCCAAAAGAGAGGATATGTCTGAGACGATGTCTCAGCCATCATCGTCATCAAACTCTTCGTTCTTGAAGAATCCAAATCCTTATACATCGATGGATGTCTCTGGCTCTGATCTTGTCAGTGGAGTAGTTCCCTCTGTTGCACCTAGATAG
- the LOC108812286 gene encoding probable thylakoidal processing peptidase 2, chloroplastic, protein MAIRVTFTYSSYVARNIASSAAARVGAGDVRSCFECCLTRPRTFTHSQIPDISDKPPRVRPASSSSMYSTIARELLEEGSKSPLVLGMISIMKLTASPDLLLGMNNNNALGISPLKASSVIPFLRGSKWMPCSSIPGMDIAAADIDRGSKGGDVEVKMELRSSNKGSSFGNNGWVNKLLNICSEDAKAAFTAVTVSLLFRSALAEPKSIPSASMYPTLDVGDRVMAEKVSYLFRRPEVSDIVIFKAPPILVEHGYNCTDVFIKRIVASEGDWVEICDGKLLVNDIVQVEDFVLEPMNYEMEPMLVPEGYVFVLGDNRNKSFDSHNWGPLPIKNIIGRSMFRYWPPSKVSVDTVHHHEQVMQKGALDVS, encoded by the exons ATGGCGATTAGGGTTACCTTCACGTACTCCAGCTACGTCGCTAGGAACATCGCCTCATCCGCCGCGGCTCGCGTCGGCGCAGGAGACGTCCGCTCATGCTTCGAATGCTGCTTGACCCGTCCCAGAACCTTCACACACAGTCAGATACCCGATATCTCGGACAAACCTCCTCGCGTTCGCCcagcttcttcctcctccatGTACAGCACCATCGCGAGGGAGCTCCTCGAAGAAGGAAGCAAGAGTCCGCTCGTGCTGGGGATGATCTCGATCATGAAGCTAACCGCGTCTCCAGATCTGCTGCTAgggatgaacaacaacaacgcaCTCGGGATCTCGCCGCTAAAGGCTTCTTCTGTGATCCCGTTCCTTAGAGGGTCGAAGTGGATGCCTTGCAGCAGCATTCCGGGGATGGATATTGCTGCTGCTGACATTGATAGGGGAAGCAAGGGGGGTGATGTTGAAGTGAAGATGGAGTTGAGGAGTAGTAATAAAGGCTCGAGCTTTGGAAACAACGGGTGGGTTAATAAGTTGTTGAATATCTGCTCGGAGGATGCTAAGGCGGCTTTCACGGCGGTTACCGTTTCTCTTCTCTTCCGTTCGGCTTTGGCTGAGCCCAAGTCTATACCTTCAGCGTCTATGTACCCTACTCTCGATGTCGGTGATCGTGTTATGGCCGAGAAG GTCTCGTACTTGTTCAGAAGGCCAGAGGTTTCAGATATAGTCATCTTCAAGGCTCCTCCGATTTTGGTG GAACATGGTTACAATTGTACTGATGTTTTCATAAAGAGGATAGTTGCAAGCGAAGGTGACTGGGTTGAA ATTTGTGATGGAAAGCTCTTGGTGAATGACATCGTTCAAGTAGAGGATTTTGTCTTAGAGCCAATGAACTATGAAATGGAACCAATG TTGGTCCCTGAAGGTTATGTCTTTGTGCTAGGAGACAACCGGAACAAAAGCTTTGACTCTCATAACTG GGGTCCACTTCCAATAAAGAACATCATCGGAAGATCCATGTTTCGTTATTGGCCACCGAGCAAAGTTTCGGTGGACACCGTACACCACCATGAGCAAGTTATGCAAAAGGGAGCTCTTGATGTTTCATAA
- the LOC130509566 gene encoding UDP-xylose transporter 3 isoform X2, with protein MSEGQKFQLGTIGALSLSVVSSVSIVICNKALISTLGFTFATTLTSWHLLVTFCSLHVALWMKMFEHKPFDPRAVMGFGILNGISIGLLNLSLGFNSVGFYQMTKLAIIPCTVLLETLFFRKKFSRKIQFSLTILLLGVGIATVTDLQLNMLGSVLSLLAVITTCVAQIMTNTIQKKFKVSSTQLLYQSCPYQAITLFVTGPFLDGLLTNQNVFAFKYTSQVVFFIVLSCLISVSVNFSTFLVIGKTSPVTYQVLGHLKTCLVLAFGYVLLKDPFNWRNILGIMVAVIGMVVYSYFCSVETQQKASETSTQLPQMKESEKDPLIAVENGSGVLSDGGGGVQKTAAPHRSRGD; from the exons ATGAGCGAGGGCCAGAAGTTCCAGCTGGGAACCATCGGCGCTTTGAGTTTATCCGTTGTATCGTCCGTGTCGATCGTGATCTGTAACAAGGCGCTTATTAGCACCCTCGGCTTCACCTTCG CGACTACTTTGACTAGTTGGCATCTTCTGGTCACGTTTTGTTCCCTTCATGTGGCACTATGGATGAAGATGTTCGAACACAAGCCTTTTGATCCACGAGCTGTGATGGGATTTGGCATATTGAACGGGATCTCCATAGGACTATTGAATCTCAGCCTTGGCTTTAATTCCGTTGGCTTTTACCAG ATGACAAAATTAGCAATCATCCCCTGTACTGTTCTCTTGGAGACTCTCTTCTTCAGGAAAAAATTCAG TCGAAAAATTCAGTTTTCATTAACCATCCTTCTCCTTGGTGTTGGGATTGCAACCGTCACAGATCTTCAGCTTAATATGCTGGGTTCTGTCTTGTCGCTGCTGGCTGTTATCACAACTTGTGTTGCTCAAATT ATGACAAATACCATCCAGAAGAAGTTCAAAGTTTCATCCACGCAACTTCTTTATCAGTCTTGCCCTTATCAAGCAATTACACTTTTCGTCACTGGTCCGTTTCTGGATGGGCTCCTAACCAATCAGAATGTGTTTGCTTTCAAGTACACTTCTCAAGTTGTG TTCTTCATCGTCCTGTCCTGCCTCATATCAGTCTCTGTAAACTTCAGCACTTTTCTAGTGATTGGAAAAACGTCTCCGGTCACATATCAGGTTCTTGGACATCTTAAGACATGCCTGGTTCTAGCATTTGGCTATGTTTTGCTGAAAGACCCATTCAACTGGCGCAACATTCTTGGTATTATGGTGGCGGTGATTGGAATGGTTGTGTATTCCTATTTCTGCTCGGTTGAGACTCAGCAGAAGGCAAGTGAAACATCAACTCAGTTGCCTCAG ATGAAAGAGAGCGAGAAGGATCCGCTAATAGCAGTTGAAAATGGAAGCGGAGTGTTATCagacggtggtggtggtgtgcAAAAGACGGCGGCTCCT CACAGAAGTAGGGGAGACTGA
- the LOC130509566 gene encoding UDP-xylose transporter 3 isoform X1, which produces MSEGQKFQLGTIGALSLSVVSSVSIVICNKALISTLGFTFATTLTSWHLLVTFCSLHVALWMKMFEHKPFDPRAVMGFGILNGISIGLLNLSLGFNSVGFYQMTKLAIIPCTVLLETLFFRKKFSRKIQFSLTILLLGVGIATVTDLQLNMLGSVLSLLAVITTCVAQIMTNTIQKKFKVSSTQLLYQSCPYQAITLFVTGPFLDGLLTNQNVFAFKYTSQVVFFIVLSCLISVSVNFSTFLVIGKTSPVTYQVLGHLKTCLVLAFGYVLLKDPFNWRNILGIMVAVIGMVVYSYFCSVETQQKASETSTQLPQMKESEKDPLIAVENGSGVLSDGGGGVQKTAAPVWNSNKEY; this is translated from the exons ATGAGCGAGGGCCAGAAGTTCCAGCTGGGAACCATCGGCGCTTTGAGTTTATCCGTTGTATCGTCCGTGTCGATCGTGATCTGTAACAAGGCGCTTATTAGCACCCTCGGCTTCACCTTCG CGACTACTTTGACTAGTTGGCATCTTCTGGTCACGTTTTGTTCCCTTCATGTGGCACTATGGATGAAGATGTTCGAACACAAGCCTTTTGATCCACGAGCTGTGATGGGATTTGGCATATTGAACGGGATCTCCATAGGACTATTGAATCTCAGCCTTGGCTTTAATTCCGTTGGCTTTTACCAG ATGACAAAATTAGCAATCATCCCCTGTACTGTTCTCTTGGAGACTCTCTTCTTCAGGAAAAAATTCAG TCGAAAAATTCAGTTTTCATTAACCATCCTTCTCCTTGGTGTTGGGATTGCAACCGTCACAGATCTTCAGCTTAATATGCTGGGTTCTGTCTTGTCGCTGCTGGCTGTTATCACAACTTGTGTTGCTCAAATT ATGACAAATACCATCCAGAAGAAGTTCAAAGTTTCATCCACGCAACTTCTTTATCAGTCTTGCCCTTATCAAGCAATTACACTTTTCGTCACTGGTCCGTTTCTGGATGGGCTCCTAACCAATCAGAATGTGTTTGCTTTCAAGTACACTTCTCAAGTTGTG TTCTTCATCGTCCTGTCCTGCCTCATATCAGTCTCTGTAAACTTCAGCACTTTTCTAGTGATTGGAAAAACGTCTCCGGTCACATATCAGGTTCTTGGACATCTTAAGACATGCCTGGTTCTAGCATTTGGCTATGTTTTGCTGAAAGACCCATTCAACTGGCGCAACATTCTTGGTATTATGGTGGCGGTGATTGGAATGGTTGTGTATTCCTATTTCTGCTCGGTTGAGACTCAGCAGAAGGCAAGTGAAACATCAACTCAGTTGCCTCAG ATGAAAGAGAGCGAGAAGGATCCGCTAATAGCAGTTGAAAATGGAAGCGGAGTGTTATCagacggtggtggtggtgtgcAAAAGACGGCGGCTCCTGTATGGAACTCAAATAAAGAATATTAA